A segment of the Neochlamydia sp. S13 genome:
TGGCGTTTGTACAAGATGGCAACACCTGCTAGCTAATGAAGTTATACCCTCTCTTTACAAGCAAATAGGTAAAATGCAGTTTCCTCAACGAAAAGCTACCGAGCAGGCTAACCTTTTAGATAAACTCTACAAGCTACCAGCTGGGCTTTCTACACTAGCAAAGGTAAAGGAAATTTTTAGGCAAACCTTCGCTCTAGCTAAATCTCTGGCTCCATTGGAATTTAAAGGGCACATCGAAGAAAGAAAATATTTTACCCTGGCTAATTACACTTCTCTTCTTTTAAACATTAATCGTCTTTTAATAGAGTCCAGACTTCCAGGCTATAAGAAATATTTAGACCGACCAGACATCAAAGGCTTGCCTTTAGAAAAGAAAGGAGAGCTTTTTGAAGGTTGGATTAAAAGGTATGGCAAAAATATTAAGAAATTTGAGCTAACAGGAAGCAAATTGACTGCTTTGCCTCCCGAGATAGGGGGATTATCTCAGCTACATGAGCTTAAATTAAACGATAATCATCTATTCACCCTTACGGCAAAAATAGGAAAGCTTTTTAATCTGAAAGAGCTTTGCTTGAACGGCAACCACCTCACTTCGCTTCCTGCAGAGGTAGGTCAGCTCTCTCAGCTCCAAGAGCTTTTCCTAGGTGACAACAAGCTAACTACCCTTCCTGCAGCCATCGGGCAACTTTCTAAGCTACGAGGGTTGTACTTAAATGATAATCAACTTACCATTCTTCCTGCAGAAATAGGAAACCTCTCTCAGCTGCAAGAGCTCTTCTTAGGTGGCAACAAACTAGCTACTCT
Coding sequences within it:
- a CDS encoding leucine-rich repeat domain-containing protein, which encodes MSPISMNLELLPNEILASILKDCASPSLFGVCTRWQHLLANEVIPSLYKQIGKMQFPQRKATEQANLLDKLYKLPAGLSTLAKVKEIFRQTFALAKSLAPLEFKGHIEERKYFTLANYTSLLLNINRLLIESRLPGYKKYLDRPDIKGLPLEKKGELFEGWIKRYGKNIKKFELTGSKLTALPPEIGGLSQLHELKLNDNHLFTLTAKIGKLFNLKELCLNGNHLTSLPAEVGQLSQLQELFLGDNKLTTLPAAIGQLSKLRGLYLNDNQLTILPAEIGNLSQLQELFLGGNKLATLPSTIGQLSKLQELYLNDNQLTILPEEIGQLSQLQELFLGRNKLAILPSGIGLLSQLRLLYLSNNQLTVLPASLKQLPAGIDLNLDGNLLESISP